Below is a window of Calditrichota bacterium DNA.
AGCCCGCCGGATGCTGGTTGACCCGAACATTGGAGTGCTCAACGCTTCTCCCCCGGACTTTGCACGACGCGTTGATCAGCTTCGCTTTCATGGCAATGAGGCCGGGCCGCCTTATCACTACCTCAATGGAGGTGTGTGGCCCCATGGCAATGCCTGGTACGCTTTGGCTCTCAACGCCGTTGGTGCCAGGCAGGAGGCGTACGACTTCCTGGCTAAGACCATGAGTCTGGGCGGGGTGATGACCAGCCCCAACGGGCAGCCGGCCATGTACGAATACCGCTGCAGCGACCCCGGCGATTCTTTGTGGTACGGGCGCATTGACAAGCCACAGTTCCTGTGGGCCGCCGGTTGGTATCTGGAGGCTTTGCTTTCCATCTACGGGCTGACCGTAAACGCCTGGAACCTGTACATCGATCCGTTCTTGCCCCTTGGGCAAAGCGCATTCGCGAGCGACTGGTTCGTAGCGGGAAACAAAGTGCTGGTCTCGATCCGAGGACAAGGCCCTCTCATCAAGCGCATCTGCTTCGATGGACAGGACTACCCCTCCGCAGTGCTTCCCCACAAGAACCCGCCTCGCCGGCGGGTGAGTGTCGAGCTCGGTCGTCCACAGCACCCCTATCTGGCCGCGGCCCAATCCGCGCTGGTCTCGGCGGAGTGGGATGAACGCGCCAGCCGCCTGGAGCTGCTGTTTGCGGCCTTTGCCGGGCATAGCAGTTCGGTGGTAGTCATCTCTCCGCGACCACTCGTTAAGGCGTCGCTGGCAAGCAGCGGCTCGCTCCTCTGGGACGCCGAGCTTGCTGATGGTGCTTACCGGACCACAATACGGTTCACGCATCGAAAGGCGGAAGAACGGCTCGTGCTCTGTTTCGAGAAGGACCGTTCGGAGTAGGCAGGCCTCGGGGAGAAAAGAGGGACAGCGACAGCCACCGCTTTGCAGAATTCTTTCTCCGCCCCGATGCAAAAAGTACTTGACAAATTGCCCTCCCTTCGTTATATTGTATCGAAACGTTTCGCGTCCAGTGGGTTCCTTGCTGTGCTTGTGCGATGGCGGTTCCGAACCGCATAGGACAGGGCAGGTAGAATCGTTTCGATGAACCCGACCATCAAGGACGTTGCACGACGCGCGGGAGTGGCGGTGTCCACCGTGTCGCTCGTGATCAACCGCAAAGGGAAAGTGAGCGCAGAAACACGTGAACGCGTGCTGCGTGCCGTGGCTGAGCTCAACTATCACCCTCAACGTTCCGCGCGTGGCCTTGTCACCCGGCGCAGTGGCAATCTCGGTTTCATCCTCACCGACGACCACTTCTCTCGAGCCGAACCTTTTTACACTAAGGTATTCTTGGGCACCGAGTTTGAAGCTCGCAGTCACGACTATTACATCCTCTTGACCACCGTCGACCGGCGTTTCCGTCCCGAAAAAGTTCCGCGCTTCTTGCTGGAGCGCGACGTGGACGGCGTCATTTTCGCCGGCAAGGTACCATCGCGGCTCGTGGAGTACGTCAAGGAGAAGGGCCTCCCCATCGTCTTGGTCGACTACTACCCACCGCGTGGCGACTACTCCTGTGTGCTGATTGACAATGTGGGTGGCGCACAACTGGCCGTGAGCCATCTCATGCACAAGGGTCATCGCCGCATCGCGTTCATTGGCGGGGATTTGGAGCACCCGAGTATCCGCGACCGCTTCATTGGGTATCGAGAAGCCCTCACGGAGGCGGGGATCGAGGTACTCGATTCACTGGTGGTCACGGACCAGCCCTATACCGCCACCTCTGACGGCTATGAAGCCGCAAAACACCTGCTCGACCGAGGGCAGCCATTCACTGCGCTCTTTGCCGCAAACGACGCGATGGCCGTGGGCGCCCTCCGATTGATGCAAGAGCGCGGTCTCAAGATTCCGGACGACGTGGCCATTGTAGGCTTCGACGATGTGGAGGCGGCGATTACTACCCAGCCGACCTTGACCACCGTCCGTGTGCCGAAGGAAGAGCTCGGCGCCATTGCCGTGCGTCGCATGGTCGAACAGATCAACCATAACGATCGAGCCATTAGCCGAACCATTGTGCCAACAACCCTCGTGCTGCGGGAATCCGCATAGCTGGCAGGCAATGCACCGAAAGGAGGTGATGTTCGCAGCAACGACTGGTTCGCACTATCCACCGAGAGGAGGTGATGGACTTCCAGAGAGAAACAGCGTTCGCAAGGTAGCAAACCATGACGCGGAGGGGTCCCAGACTCCGCAGCTGTTGCACCTAACCGGGAGGAAGCACCATGACTGCAAGACTGCGCACCATTGCTCTGTTCTCCTGCCTTTTTGTGGCCTTGCCACTGCTGGCGCAGACCAATCTTTTGCCGAATGGTGATGTGGAGGAGTTGCGGCCGAATTTCTGGGCGCCATTTGGCGACAATCAGGCGGGGGTACAGTGTGAGTGGGCCTGGGAGGGGTATGACAGCCAGCACTCCTTCAAGGTGAGCAAGACGGCCACCACGGCGCAGCCGGCCGGCTGGGTGAGCGAGAACAACGCCAAGTTGTACTGGAACAACGCCAAGGCCGACCGTCTCTACAGCCTCAGCTTCTGGGCCAAGACGGTGGGGGTCAACACCAATCCGGCCACTGACGATGGCAAGATTGGCGTGCTGTTCTCCTTCTACGCTGGCGGCACCTTGTTGGGCGAGCAGTTTGTTACGGTCGATCAGAGTGTGGCGGACAAGGACTGGACTGAGTACACCGATGGGCTGCTGATTCCTGCGGGCACCGATCCGGACGGGATGTACATGAAGCTGGTGATGGGCAAGGATGCCACGGGCACGGTGTACTTTGACAACATCGGCTGTGGTTCTGATCCCTGGTCGATGTGGCCGTTCAACGGCGATGCCGAGACTCCCGAGGGGTGGATGGAGTGGCATGCGGGCACTGAGGGGTTTGCCAACTTGGACAACACTGAGAAGCACAGTGGCAACTGGTCGGCCCTGTTGCGCGAAACCGACGACAACGGCGATGAGATGGTCTTCTACTCGGAGCCCATTCCGGTGGAGCCCAACACCTGGTACAAGATCAGCGTGTGGGTCAAGCGCGACAAAGGGTTGACCAATCCCGAGTGGCTGCCCTCCAACGTGACCGGCTATCGTCACGACAGCCGCATGAATGTCTGCTTCTTCTACCATCGCGATCCCATCTACACGGATTGGAATCTCACCGGTGGCGATCAGTTCTTCTACTTCGACGAGCGCGACTCCTCCTCGGACTGGACCCAGTACACCATCATCTCCAAGTCCGAGCCCGATGCCGCCGGCATCTCCGTCCGCGCCCGCTTCAACCCCTTCAC
It encodes the following:
- a CDS encoding T9SS type A sorting domain-containing protein — protein: MTARLRTIALFSCLFVALPLLAQTNLLPNGDVEELRPNFWAPFGDNQAGVQCEWAWEGYDSQHSFKVSKTATTAQPAGWVSENNAKLYWNNAKADRLYSLSFWAKTVGVNTNPATDDGKIGVLFSFYAGGTLLGEQFVTVDQSVADKDWTEYTDGLLIPAGTDPDGMYMKLVMGKDATGTVYFDNIGCGSDPWSMWPFNGDAETPEGWMEWHAGTEGFANLDNTEKHSGNWSALLRETDDNGDEMVFYSEPIPVEPNTWYKISVWVKRDKGLTNPEWLPSNVTGYRHDSRMNVCFFYHRDPIYTDWNLTGGDQFFYFDERDSSSDWTQYTIISKSEPDAAGISVRARFNPFTKGFCWYDDFTVQKVTLVPTAVEQFQPLAGHQLPKQHELLQNYPNPFNPSTTIEYTVPKDGQVTLEVYNVLGQKVTTLVDGFRLAGRYTVVWDGTDSFGKPVPSGVYVYKLNGSITRKMMLVK
- a CDS encoding LacI family DNA-binding transcriptional regulator, with the protein product MNPTIKDVARRAGVAVSTVSLVINRKGKVSAETRERVLRAVAELNYHPQRSARGLVTRRSGNLGFILTDDHFSRAEPFYTKVFLGTEFEARSHDYYILLTTVDRRFRPEKVPRFLLERDVDGVIFAGKVPSRLVEYVKEKGLPIVLVDYYPPRGDYSCVLIDNVGGAQLAVSHLMHKGHRRIAFIGGDLEHPSIRDRFIGYREALTEAGIEVLDSLVVTDQPYTATSDGYEAAKHLLDRGQPFTALFAANDAMAVGALRLMQERGLKIPDDVAIVGFDDVEAAITTQPTLTTVRVPKEELGAIAVRRMVEQINHNDRAISRTIVPTTLVLRESA